One Thiocapsa sp. genomic window, TAGTAGAGTCGCGCCGCCAGCGCCGTGCTGGAATCGTCGTAGATCACGAGCGTCGAGTCGTCGTTCACGCCCCAACCGCGCAGGGTCTCCTGGAAGGTCTCGCGGTCGGGAAAGCGCATGATCGGGCTGGCGTCGTTGTCGCCGAGATCCTTGAAGCGCTGGACTTGGACCGCGCCGGGGATGTGGCCGACGGTGAAGTACCGATGTGGGTGATAGCGCACCTCGAGGACGACGGTGTTCTCGTCGTCCATTGCGTCCGCGAGCCAGTCGGCATCGACCAGGAAATCCGGATTGGCGAGCGCCTGGATGGGCACGAGCAGCAACGCGAACAGCGCGACGAACCCGAGCGGCAGGAGTGCCCGAAACGGCTTGTGCGACATGACAGTGTCCTCCGATGGATGGTTGAGTCGTTGTATGGTGCTGCGGGCCGGGCACATCCCATGCGCCGACCCGGCGGCTCGGTCAATAGCCGAACTTGGCATTCAAACCGACCGTGAAGGTGTTGAAGTCTTGGTTGTCGGTGTTGTCGATCCGTTGGTTCCAGGCGGCCAGCAGCTCGGATCGATCCGTCAGGGCATACTTTACGCCTTCTGTTATTGATTGATGCTCGCAGGATGCCGAGTGTTGCGAACCTAGCAGGGCTGGTGGATCAAAAACATGATTAAGATTAGGTTTCATCCGCGGCTTCGGCGGCCGCGCGGCCGCCGAAGGCGTGATCCCTGAATTGGCCTATACTCGGACTACAACGACGTTTGGACGCCATCCTGTCGGAGAAAACAATGAAAAAGAGTTTTAAAGAGGCGCTGCAGACCCTGGTGGACCACCGCATCGAGGCGGGCGAGGATCCGCAAGATCTGTTCGAGGTGCTGCTTCGCGAGGCGAATCTGGTCTTCGGGCACTAAGAATCCGAGATCTGTCCTGCGTGCTCTCCGTGTCTCCATGAGAGATTCCGAAACCGGTCGGTGCTGAGCAACGTCAGGATGCCCGGTTGACGCCGACGGCGGGCGGGCGAGAGGGTGGCTTCAGCGACTGGGCCGAGATGCGCGTATCGCGTCCGCGCTTCATCCGCCCGTCATCGACATAAATCGGATGACCTTTTCCGGGCGCTCGTTGAACTCGTGACGCTCGGGTTTCAACGCGATGGCCTGTTGCAGATGGTCGAGCAAGGCGTCATCCCCGATCCCGTCGCGCAGGAGCGGGCGCAGCGCGTAGCTGCTGTCCTGACCGAGACACAGATACAGGGTGCCGTCGACCGTGAGGCGCACCCGGTTGCAGGTCTCGCAGAAGTGCTGCGAGATCGGTGTGATGAAACCGATCCGGGTCTCGGTCGCGCCGAGGCGGAAGTAGCGCGCCGGGCCGCCGCCCGGAAGGATGTCCGGGATCAGCGTGAATCGTTGCTCCAGGCGGCGACGCACCGTCTGGAGATCGAGATACTGATCCCGCGCGGCTTGACCGGTCGCGCCCATCGGCATGGTCTCGATCAGGCGCAGCGTAAAGCCGTTGTCCGCGCAGTAGCCGAGGATGTCCTCGATCTCCGCGTCGTTCACACCGCGCATGACGACGGTATTGACGCGAATCGGGGCGAAGCCGACCGCGCGTGCCGCCGCGATGCCGCGCAGCACCTTGTCGAGATCCCCGCCGGTGACCTGCTTGAAGACCTCGGGGCGCAGGCTGTCGAGGCTGACATTGAGCCGGCGCACGCCGGCACGATAGAGCGGCTCGGCGAGCGACTCCATGCGGGTGCAGTTGCTGGAGATGGAGAGATCATCCAGGCCGGGCAGCGCCGACAGCCCGGCGGCCAGCTCGGGCAGGTTGCGTCGCACCAGCGGCTCGCCGCCGGTGATGCGCACACGGCCCACCCCTAAAGCGGTGAAGGCGCCGACGACGCGGGTGATTTCCTCGAACGTGAGCCAGTGCTCGGGCTCCTCGAACCCCTTGAAGCCTTTCGGCAGGCAATAGCCGCAGCGCAGGTCGCAGCGGTCGGTGACGGACAGGCGCAGGTAGGCGATGCGTCGGCCGAAGGGGTCGGTGAGGGTCTGGTCGTTCATGCGGTGATCCGATGAGACTCGAGGGTTGGGGTCAGGTGTCGAGCTGCGCAGGTCAACAGCGTTCTACGCATAGTGGGGTTTGTCCACGCAAGATTCGCGTCATGTCGGTACTGGAGCCGTGCCGAGATCATTATCGTTGTCGTTGTCGTTGTCGTTGTCGTTGTCGTATCGATGGTCGACAACGACAACGACAACAAATGGTTTCGACACATCTGCCGTGCTGCAGGAGCACACGAGCCGGCAACAAAACATCAGTCGCTCGTGACATCCGCTCTGCGGTGTCACGCATGCCCCCGGCGCTCTGCGCCACGCGCCACGATGGCCGGAGTGACGAGCAAGGCCGTCATTTCAATCGCCCTGTTCGGCGGCTCGCGGCGACGAGGACTCAGCTGCCGTCGCACAGTCCGAGCGGCGGGGGCTTGGCTCGGCTCTCGCTCGGTCCGGGCTGATGCGTCGAGTCCTGCGTCTGGCCGGTGTCGTTCGCGCGTTCGGATTCATCGAGCCCAAAACCTGCCGTCTCGGCATCCCGAATCGGTAGAGCGCGAGTCTCGCTCCCGGCCTCGCGTTGTCGCTCCGCATGGATCAACGCCTGAACCTGTGCGCGCTCCGTCGCGTCCTGAATGGTACCGCCGCCGAGATAGTCGTCGCCGGACAGCTCGGCGCGCAGCGCGGTGCTGGTCAGGCACGCGACGAGGACGATCGGCAGCTTCCGCGACCGCATGGTTCCGAAGCGCGCTCGCCGCGGAGCCGTGCTCGCCGGTGCTCAGCCGGGAGTCGCCATCCGATGCGACGGCGCTGCCGGCGGGACCATGGTCGAGAGCCCCATGAGACGGTCGCGGTCGTCGACCGGGATCGCCACATGATCGCTGGGCAGACCGTCGGCCGCCAGACGTGCCCGGATAATCGCCAGGTCCTCTTCGGTGATGGCTTTGCCGGAGAGCTGGCTGCGCAGACGTGCGATCTCGGGATCGATGGCCGGGGCGGGCGCCGCCTCGATCGGATTCAGCGCAACCTCGGCCCGAACGGCGCTCTCGAGGATCCGTGCAAGATGCCGATAGGGGTTGTCGGCCAGCTTGAAGCGACGGCCCGCCTCTTCGAGGTCGGCGCGGAAGGGGACGATCCACCGGGCGACAAAACTTGAGAGAAATTCGCCGGCCGCGATCGGCGGGGTGCCGCGCCGGTGATGCTTGCCTGCGACTCGGCGGCGAACAAGCGGGCCAAGAACTCCAGCTGGATCGAAAGGTGATCCGGCAGATCCTGCATGGCCACGTCCTTCTCCAGACCGCAACGCCGATAGCAGGTCTCCATCGCGGTGACGCTGCCGCCGGCGACCGTGCCGTCCAGATAGGCGCCCGTGTTCAGGCTTGGGTGCCGGTCGCCCGGCACCAGAAAGAGCCGCGAATAGATAACCAACAGGCGGTCTGTGTCGGGGATCTCGGTGATTGCTGCCCGGTAGTCCGACAGTGGTTCGCCGATGTCGTAGCCACGGTCCGAGGCCAGCTCGGCGAGATCCTCCGGCAAGGCATCGCGGAGCAGCTCCAGACTTTCCGGAGCCTGCGGTATCGCGAAGGCTCGCGCCAGACAGAGAAAAAACTCGGATGTGGTCGCGAGTGTCGCGTCGGTCGTCATCGGATCACCCCTCGCGCCCGAGACCCAAGGTCACCTCCCCGAAGGCGTTGACCGCATTCGACAGGAAGATGGCGACCAGCAGGAGCAGCCATTCGGTGGGCGAGGGCGCATAGCTCAGCAGCTCCGGTGCCCAGGACCCCTTGAACAGCGGCACCAACTGACCGCCGATGATGTATTCGTAGCGCGAGATCAGCAGTGCGTTCATGACCAGCAGCGACGCCAGGATCTGCGCCCACGGGCGGATGCGCGTACCGGGATACATCAGCAGCACGAGCGGCAGCAGCAGTCCGATGAAGATCTCGGCGAAAAACAGCGGCGAGGTGGCGAGCGTCTGCCAGACCTGCAACCCCTCTGCATTGCCGTAGAGCCCGCTGCTCATGCGTGCGAGGACGAACAGAAGATGGATGAAAATCGCCAGGGCCAAGAGGCCGGACAAGCGGTCGTTGAAGAGTCGTTTGACGCTGTCCGGAACCGCCGCCGCGTTGAAGGCGTAGGCGAGATAGGTGAAGAAGATGATGAAGGCGAGCCCGCCCAGGAGCGACTCGAAGATGAAGGCGACCGGGATATCGCCCGAGGCCCAGAAGGGCCGAAAGCTTTGGGAGCCGTAGACGACGCCCGCGATGGCCGTGACGCCGAGTGCCAGCGCCAGTGTGATCATCGCGTTGATCCGCAGATCCTGCATGCGCCAATCCGCCTTCATCATCCGCGCCTGCAGGATCAGGAGCGAAATGACATAGAAGCTCACCGCCATGACCTTCCAGTAGAGCGGCGAGCTGAAGGCGAAGCTGAAGGGGATCGCCCAGAGTGCGCGCAGCGGGTGGCCCAGCTCCATCATCAGGACCGCAACCCCGCCGATCAGGCCGGCCAGCGCCAGCCAGAGCGCGCGCCGAACGATGGGTCGAAAGTCCTCCCCGCCGAAGATCAGGGCCATCGAGGCGATCATCGCCAGCCCCGTGGAGGTCAGGAGGAAATAGTCGTAGATGACAATCGGAAAGCCCCAGAAGAGGCCGAGGTTGCTGCTGTTGTAGGCGGCGTGACCCTCCGCCATCAGGTTGCTGATGGCAATCCCGCCGGCAATGCCGAGCCCGATCAGGGCGAGCAGCATGATGCCGAGCTGTTTGCTCGTGATCTCTTTGTTTGAAACAGTGACGCTGGTCATGGTGATCTCCTCCCCTTAGCCCTTGTCCGAATCGCTCATGCTGCGCAACGACGGCACCGAGGCCGTCGCGCCGCCCGAGAGGTAATAGACCTGCGGTTTGTTGCCGGTCTCGTCCTTCAGGCGCACGCCGCGCTTGTCCGCGATCATCTTGTTGACGTTGCTGTTGGGCTGATCCAGATCGCCGAAGAAGCGGGCCTTCGGGGCGCACACCCGCACGCAGGCCGGCACGTATTCCTTGAGCTCCGGGATATCTTCGTCGAGATCGGCCACACCCTTCGGCGCCTTGCTGACCTTGTGGTAGCAGAAGGTGCACTTGGAGACGACGCCGTGCGGCTGGATGCCGATCCCGCGCGAGGGATCATCCTGCGGACCCTTGTAAGGCGGATCCCACTGGCGGCCCGCCTCGCTCGGGAAGACCCCGCGGATATCCGGCTGCACCACCGCCTTCTCGTCGACATAGAAGCGCACGCCGTACGGGCAGGCGACCTGACAGTATTTGCAGCCGATGCACTTGTTGTAGTCCATCAGCACGAAGCCGCCGTCCGGGTCCTTGTAGGTCGCCTTGGTCGGGCAGACCGACACGCAGGAGGGGTTCTCGCAATGCATGCAGGGCCGCGGGAACCACATCAGCTTCACGTTCGGATAGGTGCCTTCGTGATAGAAGAGCACGTCCTGCCAGTTCTCGCTGGGCAGGCGGTTGTTCTCCATCGCGCAGGCCGTCGTGCAGGCTTGGCAGCCGGTGCACGTGTCCAGATCGATGACCATTCCCCATTTCGCCATTTCTGCATCCTCAATGATTGAATCGCGTTTGGTACGACGGGCCAGCGTCGAGTGTGTCGTCGGTCTCGCAGGTCTTCCGCAACGTCGGCGCGACGCGATTTAAGTGTTGTCTTTAAAATCCTTGAGCCGCGCCCGGCGGAGGTCTTTGATACCCGCCGAACGCTGCTCGACTCTCAAGCGTTGCGATTGGGCTCAGGCGCGGCTCAAGCAGGGGCGATGCTCACCTTGGTGGTGTAGTAGCTGCACTGCCCCGTGATGCGGTCGGATTGATTGACCGTGATCTCGCCGCAATGCCCCGGCAGGCGATCCTTGGCCCAGCGGCCCATCGCCCAGTGGCCGTGCTCCATCGGGTAAACGATGGTGTCGGGCCGGCAACCCTCGTAATACTTGCAATAGCCTTCGATACTGCCGAGGTCGGATGTCAGGCGGACCCTCGCGCCGTTCGCGATGCCGCGTTCGCGCGCGGTTTGCGGATTGATCTCGATGTAGGCGGTCTTGCTCCCGCCCAGCACGGGTTGCAGGTTGGCGATGGCGACGGGGAGATTCGCACCGCGACCCTCGGCATGCATCGCGACCTTGGGCGTGACCATATAAAGGTCACCGCCGCCCGGATGGACCGGCTCTTCCCAATGCGGGAACATCAACTTTCTCGGGTCGCGCCCGGTCTTCTGCGCGATCCAGTCGGCATTGGACTCGAGCCAACCGGAACGCAGCTCGAACTTGCCCGAGTCGGTCTTGAAGAGGTTTTCCTTCACCTCCTCCTCGGTCATGAGGGTGGCGTAGTCCTGGCCGTCCCAGGTGTAGAAGTCGCCGTCGACGAAGCGATAGATGTAGGGCTTCTTGTACCAGACGCCCTGTTCCTTCCAGCTCTCGAAGTCATTGACCCCGTTGTCGCCCGGATCCGTCGCGAAGCCTTTGGCCAGATGGCGGATGACGTTCTCGGTGTTGTCCAGCGCCTTGTAGTAATCGCCCATCGGTCCCTTGATCCGCTTGCCGATCTCGATCAGGGTGTCGCCGTAATACTGGGTGTCGTAGAGCGGCTTGATGGCCGGCACCCGCAGCTGTGTCATCGGCCATCCCTGGAAGGGGTAGGTCGGCGCGTCCTGCAGGCGCTCCAGGTAGGTGTGATCGGGCAGGATCAGATCGGCGAACATGGCGCTCTCGCCCGGGAAGGGCGAGGTGTCGATGACGAACAGCTCCTTGAGCGCCTCTTCCCAGACCTGACCGTTCGGCGCCGTCCAGATCGGGTTGGTCAGATAGAACATGACGGTGTCGAGCTTGTAGGGGTTGCCGGCGAGCGAGTTGGGCCCGAGCTCCTGGAGCATGTTCTTGGCCAGCAGATAGCCGTCCTTGTCGCCCTTCAGATCGATGCGCGGCTGTGTCTTCCAGGGGCCGTTTGCGGCGTAGTCGTCGGTGAAGTCCTTCGCATCGACCGGCATGGGCCCGTAAGAGGGACCCATCTGGTACATGAGTCCGCCCTTGGCGTAGATGGAGCCGACCAGGGCGTTGAGCGCATGGATCGCCATGCCGTTCAGCACGCCGTTGGAATGGGCATGGGCGCCGCGCTCGAAGAGCGCGATGCTCGGCCGGGTCGTGCCGAACTCGCGGGCGGTGGCCAGGATGTCGCGCTCGTAGAGGTCGGTGACCTCGGCGGCCCAGGCCGGGGTGCGGTCCTTGAGCTCGGTGTTCCACCAGTCGACCAGGCCCTTGACCCATTTCTCCTTGAACAGCGCTGGGTCGACCGTCTCGCCGGTCTTGAAGCGATTCACCCCGTCGTTGAAATCGCCGACGAAGGAGCGCTCCCAGAGTCCCTCGGTGAGGATCACATGGGCGATCGCCAGCGCCAGCGCGCCGTCGGTGCCGGGCTTGATCATGAGCGCCCGATCCGAGCCGGCGAGCGTGGTGTTGATGTGGATGTCGACCGCGGTGATCCGGGTCTTGGGCACCTTCACGCCGCGGATGTAGCCCCACACCTGCATGTTGTGGTTGTAGGGCCGGAAGGCTTCCAGGAAGCCGACGCCGAACATGAGCAGCATGTTGGCGTTGGCGTAGTCATAGGCGTTGTAGCTGCCGATCCCGTCGAGCGCCTTTTTCGACAGAATGCTGCCGTCCGAGCACATCGATGAGTGACCGATGGCGACATTCGGCGAGCCATAGAGCTCCCCGAAGGTGCCCTGCAAACCGGCGCAGGAGGCGCCCCAGCCGCGGCCGTAGCAGAGTGCGAAGCGATGCGACTCGCCTTTATCGCGCAGCCTGTTCAGCCGCTCGGCGACCGTGTCGAGTGCCTCCTCCCAGGAGATGGGCACGAATCCGGGGTCCTCGTCGCGCCCCTTGTTTGGGTTGGTGCGCTTCATCGGCCCCTTGAAGCGGTCGGGATCGTAGAGGATGTAGGTTCCGAGCGGCCCCTTGGGGCAGAGCTTGCCGTTGGAGATGGGGTGCTCGGTGCTGCCGTAGATGGCATGCACGCGTCCGTCGGTGGTGTAGACATCGATGCCGCAACGCGCCGGGCACTGATGGCAGATGTTTTTGGTGATCTTGGTCTCGCCCGGCGTGGTGGCCGCTTGCGCCTCGGCCTCGCGCAGCGTGGTCAGGGCGCCTCCGCCCAAGCCGACCGCGCCCAAGGCGCCGGCCGTGCCGCTGGCCTGCAGGAAGCGGCGGCGCGAGAGTCCTGTGCTCGGGATGTCCATCGGTGGTCTCCTTTGGTTTTTGTTGTTGGGTGGGATTCTTTAGCGTCTTGCCTTCGGTTATTGGTTATTGGTTATTGGTGATCGGTGATTGGTTTTTCGGCCTTCGGGCTCTGGTGTGTTGGTCTGGCGGCTAAACGCCAGGAAGGCACTGCGGGCGAAGTCGCGATCGCGTCGGCATGCCGGGCAGACGGGTTCGGGGTTGCTGTGCTCCGCTCCGCATTCGGGACAGGTTCGTGTCGTATGTCGGGTGAGGCGTTTTGGTGCTCGGTCGGTCGTCGTCTCGCCCGAGCCATCGAGTTTCAGTGCCTGCTCGGGGCAGAGTCGGGTGCAGAGATCGCAGGCGATGCAGGCGGCGGCGTCGAAGCGCAGACCCCGCGCTGCGTCGTCGGCGTATCCCGTGAGCGCGCCGGTGGGGCAGGCGCTGGCGCAGACGCGGTGGTCGGCGCAGTCATGGTTTGCCGTCAGGCTCGGGAAGAGCCGTGCGGGCAGGGGGCGCTCGGCTGCCGAGAGGCGTTGCAGGGCGGCGAGCAGGCGTTGGCGGCCGAGGCCCGCGTTTTGGGCCGGCGGAGTCGCGTGCGGCGCCGGCGCCGGTTGGCTGGTCCGAAGCGCTTGTCCAGTAAAGAGCGCGCGTCGGCTGACCCGCGATTCCAGCAGCGGCTCGCCCAGGTCCTCGACCATGCGGGCGGCGGGCAGGGGCATCGCGATCAGGCGCGGCCCATCGGTCGGGGCCACCCCGCAAGCCTCAAGCAGCCGTCGTACTTCGTCGATGACGGGTGCAGCGGGGTGGGTGTCGGGATGCTCGCGTCCCCCGGCCGGACAGCGGGCGCAGAAGCCGCGATCGAGCAGGGCGACGGGGCGTCCGTCGGCCTCGGCCGTCAGCTCGGCGAGTGTGGCGGTGGAGAGTCCCCCGAGACAGGGCACCCGCACGGCACCGCTCGGCGAGTCCTTGGCCGGCACGCGCCAGCAATCGATCGCGATCATCCCGCTCGTCGTCGGCGTGATTGCGAATCCGGGCACGGACAGCGCTTCGGTCGGACAAGCCACCACGCAACGCCCGCAGTCCACGCAGCCCACGGCCAACTCGGGTCCCTTCGATGTCGCGACCAGCGCGCCGGTTGGACAGGCGTCCATGCAGTCTCGACAGGACAGCTCCGGGAACCGCGCGGGGATGCAGGCGTCTGCGTGAATGGCGAGGCGGGTGGTCGGCCCGAGCGCTCGCGCAGGGTGGCGGTCGGGACGATGCACGTTGACTGTTGTCATACCGATTCAGTGGTGCTCGATGGGGTCGAGGGTGGGCGATTCGGGTTTGGGTGAGCTTCGGATAGCATTCGACATACCAGAGCAGCTTGCTGAGTTTTGCAGGTCATTGACATCCAAAATAAAAAACAGAGGCGTCGGATCAGCGCCGACCCCGTCGGGACGGCGCACGGTTACCAAAAGGTAACGCGACGCCCCGCATCCCTGCTGAAAAGCACGGTAAAATAGATGGGTGGGATAGTCGTAACGCGTATCCGCCTGCGTTACCGAAAGTAAACGCAGTGGCGAGCGCGCTGGATGGCCGGGACGAGAGAGGCAATGGCCCGCAGTCAAATTGGTGTGTACGCGCCGTCTGCGCCATACTGACCGTGTCGAAATCAGAGAGACTGATCGAGGGTTTGCACCATGTCCGCCGTGTTGGAACATCGCGTCGATCGATTGGAGGATGCGCTCGAAGCCTTCACCCGAAGTGTCGGTGTCGAGTTCAACAAGGCTTACAACGGCCAGGTTCGTTTGCAGCAGGAGATGCTCGCCTTCAAAGAGGAGATGCGCGTCTTCAAGGATGAAATGAAAGACTTCAAAGACGAGATGCTGGACTTCAAGAACGAGTCCTTGCGTTACCGGGAAGAGGCGGAGCGTGACCGCAAGTCGATGAACCGGCAGTGGGGGGACCTTGCGAATCGTCTCGGAACCCTGGTTGAGGATATCGTTGCGCCGAACCTCCCGCGGGTTGCGCGAGACCTTCTGGGTTGTTCGCAGCCCGATCTGTTCGGTCTCCGTCTGCGCCGTCGGTTCAACGGCGATAGTCGGGAGTACGACGCGCTCCTTGTCTGTCCGGGGGACGTCCTGATCAACCAGACGAAGAGTCGTCTGATCAGTGCACACGTCGATGAGTTGCTGCGGGTCTTGTCGGAGTTTCCGCAGGTCTTTCCGGAATACGCGGATCGGCGTTTGATCGGCGTGCTGGCCAGCCTTTACCCGGACCAGAGCATCGTCACCTATGCCACGTCAAAAGGCGTGCTCGTGATGGGCATGGGCGACGAAACCATGGATGTCCTCAACCCCTCTGCTCTGGGTACCGGCGACTGATTTGAGACCCGGGGTCTTTCGTCACGCCTGCCGAGGAACGCGATGCCGTCCCCGAGCTCACGTCGCACCTTTCTCTCCGGTCTGCTGGCGACCGGCGTCGGCCTCGCCGGCGGCAGAGCGGCTCCCGTCCGCGCATCGAGCCAGCCATTGCGGTTCGGTTTGACGCCGGTCGTGCTCGATGATCGGATCGCCTTTCTCGACGCCTGGGCCGATTGGATCGAGCGTCAGTTCGGGCGGCCCGTGGTCTTCGTCCAACGCTCGCGTTATCGCGAGATCCTGGATCTCTTACTCCAAGGTCGCCTCGATCTGGCCTGGATCTGCGGTTATCCCTATGTCCGGAACCGGTCGCGTCTGGAGCTGATTGCGGTGCCGCGGTTTCGGGGGCGCCCGCTCTATCAGTCCTATTTCATCGTCGGCGCCGATTCGCAGATCAAGCGGTTGCACGATCTGGAGGGCCATCTCTTTGCCTGGGCCGATCCGGATTCCAATTCGGGATATCTCTATCCGCGCTTTCGACTCACCGGCGATGGCCGCGATCCGGACCGTTTCTTCCGTCGAACCTTCTTCACCTGGGGACATCCGCGCAGCGTCGAGGCGGTGGCCGAAGGCTTGGCCGACGGCGCGGCCGTCGACAGCTATGTCTGGGAAACCCTCGCGCGCGGTCATCCCGAGTTGACGGCGCAGACTCGCGTGCTGGAGCGCTCGCCGGATTTCGGTTTCCCGCCGATCGTCGCCGGTCCGGCGTTGTCGGAACCCGATCGGCAGGCCATCCGGCGCGTGCTCTTGAGCCAGGTTCAGGATACGGCCGGTCGTGCGCTCTTGAACGAGCTCAATCTCGACAGCTTCGGTCTCGAGACCCCCGATCTCTATGACGGCATCGCGCGGATGGCCGGGCGATTGGCTGGAGGGGACGGCGCGTGACGCTTCCGCTGTCGAGCTATCGGCTGCGTCTGCCGCTGAGTCTGAGTATCGCAGCCGTGGCGACCGCATTCTCGATGGCCGTTGCCTTGGGTCTGCAGACGCTGACCAATCTGCGCGAGGATCAAGGCCGCAACGCCATGACCCTCGGGTACGCGATGGCCGGAGTTCAGATCCAGGCCTTGCGCAACGACGATGTCTGGTTGGCCTTCTCGCTGCTGCGCGGTCCCGACGGCGGCGGCGATGCGGTCTGGATCCTGGTCGACCAGGCCGGACGGATCTTTGCCAGCAACCGCCCGCGTCGCTTCCGCCTGGATCAGTCGATCGAGAACGCCTTGCCGTGGCTTCCGGAAACACAACCGCAGGTGATGGACGAGACGCCCGGTCGCGTGTCGGCGATCGATCGCGACGATGTCCGTCGCGTGCTGCGCCTGCCGCTCTACAGCGACGGCTCCCAGGTCGGCGAGCTCATCGCCCTGCTCTCCGATGCGCCTTATCTGCCCCGGTTTCGCGAGATCCTCCTCGGCGGCGTCCTGGTGACAGGCTCGATCCTGGCCGTCCTGTTGCCGATCGGCTGGCTCTGGGGGCGACGCATGGTCGGGCCACTGGTGCAGTTGGCTGACTGCATGGGGCGCGTCGGACGGGAGGATCCGCGTCGAATGCAGTGCACCCTGCCCGACGGCGACAGCGACAGCGAGATCGGGCGCCTCGGGCGGCAGTTCGCGATGATGCTCTCGGCGCTCGCGCAGAAGGAATCCCTGGAGCAGCAGATGATCCAGGCCGAGCGTCTGGCGGCGGTCGGGCGGGTTGCCGCCGGGGTCGCCCACGAGGTCAACAACCCGCTCGGTGGTATGCTGATGGCCATCGATACCTATCGGCGTGCCCATCCGGTCGATGCGCAGACCGAGCGTCTTCTGGACCTGTTGGAGCGCGCCTTGCGCCAGATCCAAGGTTCGGTGTCTGCGCTGCTGGTCGAGGCACGGGCGGATCTGCGCACCCTGACGCGAGAAGACCTGGAGGATGTGAAGACCTTGGTCCAGCCGAACAGCGTCAAGGCGCGGATCGCGCTGAGTTGGGAGAACGCCTGCGACACCAGGATCCACCTCCCGGCGGCGCCGGTCCGCCAACTCCTGTTGAATCTGGTGCTGAATGCCGTACAGGCCTCGCAAGGCGGTGGTCATGTCGGGGTTTGGATCACCACGCAGGACAACCAACTCATGATGCGGATCGAGAACAGCGGACGCGCCCTTGCGCCCGAGCAGCTCCTGCATCTGTTTGAGCCCTACCCGGCGAGCCGGCCGCATACGCAGGGTCTCGGGCTCTGGGTGTGCTACCAGATCGTCTCGCAGCTCGGCGGCACCATTCGGGCCGAAACGCAGGGCGAGCTCACCCGGTTTCTGGTCGCCCTGCCGCTGGCGCCGGAGTCCCCGGCATGATCCGTGTGTGTCTGATCGAGGACGATCCCATCATGGGCGAGGCCCTGATGGAGCGGCTCGGTTTGGAAGGCTTCGCCGTGGTCTGGCATCGCACCGGCGGCGACGGCATGCGCGCCCTGGCGGCCGGTACGGCCGACCTCGCCGTCATCGACGTCAATCTGCCGGATCTCTCCGGAGCGGACCTGTTCGCGCGGCTGCTCGACGAACGGGTGCGCATCCCGCCCAGTCTCTTCATCACCGGCTACGGGACCATCGAGGATGCCGTGCGCCTCCTCAAGCTCGGTGCCGCGGACTATCTCACCAAGCCGCTCGATCCGACGGCCCTGATCGAGAAGCTCCGGGCGCTCGCCGGGGTGGGCGGTGGCGGAATGGACACGCCGGGCGACGAACCGCTCGGGATCTCCGCGTCGATGCGACACCTCGCCGGCGAGCTTGCCAGGATGGCACGCCATGCCCAAACCCCGCTCCTGATCGGCGGGGAATCCGGTGTCGGCAAAGAGGTGGTCGCACGTCATCTGCACCGACTCCAATGTCCCGACGCACCCTTCGTCGCGGTCAACTGCGCCGCCCTGCCCGAGACCCTGATCGAGGCCGAGCTCTTCGGTCACGAGAAGGGTGCCTTCACGGGTGCCGACCGCCGCCGAGCCGGTGTCTTCGAGCAGGCGGGCAGCGGCATCCTCTTCCTCGACGAGATCGGCGACATGCCGCTTGCACTTC contains:
- a CDS encoding 4Fe-4S dicluster domain-containing protein, which codes for MTTVNVHRPDRHPARALGPTTRLAIHADACIPARFPELSCRDCMDACPTGALVATSKGPELAVGCVDCGRCVVACPTEALSVPGFAITPTTSGMIAIDCWRVPAKDSPSGAVRVPCLGGLSTATLAELTAEADGRPVALLDRGFCARCPAGGREHPDTHPAAPVIDEVRRLLEACGVAPTDGPRLIAMPLPAARMVEDLGEPLLESRVSRRALFTGQALRTSQPAPAPHATPPAQNAGLGRQRLLAALQRLSAAERPLPARLFPSLTANHDCADHRVCASACPTGALTGYADDAARGLRFDAAACIACDLCTRLCPEQALKLDGSGETTTDRAPKRLTRHTTRTCPECGAEHSNPEPVCPACRRDRDFARSAFLAFSRQTNTPEPEGRKTNHRSPITNNQ
- the phnD gene encoding phosphate/phosphite/phosphonate ABC transporter substrate-binding protein; its protein translation is MPSPSSRRTFLSGLLATGVGLAGGRAAPVRASSQPLRFGLTPVVLDDRIAFLDAWADWIERQFGRPVVFVQRSRYREILDLLLQGRLDLAWICGYPYVRNRSRLELIAVPRFRGRPLYQSYFIVGADSQIKRLHDLEGHLFAWADPDSNSGYLYPRFRLTGDGRDPDRFFRRTFFTWGHPRSVEAVAEGLADGAAVDSYVWETLARGHPELTAQTRVLERSPDFGFPPIVAGPALSEPDRQAIRRVLLSQVQDTAGRALLNELNLDSFGLETPDLYDGIARMAGRLAGGDGA
- a CDS encoding sensor histidine kinase — encoded protein: MTLPLSSYRLRLPLSLSIAAVATAFSMAVALGLQTLTNLREDQGRNAMTLGYAMAGVQIQALRNDDVWLAFSLLRGPDGGGDAVWILVDQAGRIFASNRPRRFRLDQSIENALPWLPETQPQVMDETPGRVSAIDRDDVRRVLRLPLYSDGSQVGELIALLSDAPYLPRFREILLGGVLVTGSILAVLLPIGWLWGRRMVGPLVQLADCMGRVGREDPRRMQCTLPDGDSDSEIGRLGRQFAMMLSALAQKESLEQQMIQAERLAAVGRVAAGVAHEVNNPLGGMLMAIDTYRRAHPVDAQTERLLDLLERALRQIQGSVSALLVEARADLRTLTREDLEDVKTLVQPNSVKARIALSWENACDTRIHLPAAPVRQLLLNLVLNAVQASQGGGHVGVWITTQDNQLMMRIENSGRALAPEQLLHLFEPYPASRPHTQGLGLWVCYQIVSQLGGTIRAETQGELTRFLVALPLAPESPA
- a CDS encoding sigma-54 dependent transcriptional regulator — its product is MIRVCLIEDDPIMGEALMERLGLEGFAVVWHRTGGDGMRALAAGTADLAVIDVNLPDLSGADLFARLLDERVRIPPSLFITGYGTIEDAVRLLKLGAADYLTKPLDPTALIEKLRALAGVGGGGMDTPGDEPLGISASMRHLAGELARMARHAQTPLLIGGESGVGKEVVARHLHRLQCPDAPFVAVNCAALPETLIEAELFGHEKGAFTGADRRRAGVFEQAGSGILFLDEIGDMPLALQSRLLRVVQGRQLTRIGGSEPVEVPARLVCATHQDLAALVREGRFREDLYYRVRVLEIRIPPLRERPEDILWLAERFVADYGRRAPQERRVLTSDDRERLLQQSWPGNVRELQHTLERACILGRGERLALDGARDAPTQTGLKARAQASERAAIESALAEQDFSMTATAARLGISRKTLWQKMKRYGVTRLR